A single genomic interval of Gossypium raimondii isolate GPD5lz chromosome 11, ASM2569854v1, whole genome shotgun sequence harbors:
- the LOC105804049 gene encoding glycosyltransferase 6 gives MNPDLSHFQSSAMAKLRSRSFWSHLSDAFLFFAAAFLALVLVWSFWSYFTPTPNFLPTFTHPSSNSKNNPVESGFGVNLKSDPKDPTFYDDPEMSYSIEKPVKDWDGKRKEWLKHHPSFTAGARERIVLVTGSQPKPCKNPVGDHLLLRLFKNKVDYCRIHGCDVFYNNLLLHPKMKSFWAKFPIVKAAMLAHPEAEWIWWVDSDALFTDMEFKLPLERYKNHNMVVNGWPELIYNKRSWTSLNAGVFLVRNCQWSMDLISTWSNMGPISEDYEKWGQIQRSMFKDKLYPESDDQSALIYLLYKEKEKYYDHIYLEKEFYFQGYWVDLIGVYDNTTERYLQMERKVARLRRRHAEKVSEQYAAFREEFLKETGKWKRPFITHFTGCEPCSGNHNQKYDGETCWEGMVKALNFADNQILRNYGFLHSDLLDSSTVTEVPFDYPNPTDGERFS, from the coding sequence ATGAATCCTGACTTATCTCATTTCCAATCATCTGCCATGGCAAAACTTCGAAGCCGGTCCTTTTGGTCTCATCTCTCCGAtgcctttcttttctttgctgcTGCCTTTTTAGCTCTTGTGTTAGTATGGTCCTTTTGGTCGTATTTCACTCCAACCCCTAACTTCCTACCCACCTTTACCCATCCATCCTCCAACTCCAAAAACAATCCGGTCGAAAGTGGGTTCGGAGTTAACTTAAAGTCCGACCCGAAAGACCCCACTTTTTATGACGATCCGGAGATGAGTTACTCCATAGAAAAGCCGGTGAAGGATTGGGATGGAAAACGCAAAGAGTGGTTAAAGCATCACCCTTCGTTCACCGCCGGAGCACGTGAAAGAATCGTTCTTGTAACCGGGTCCCAACCTAAGCCATGTAAGAATCCCGTCGGTGATCATTTGCTCTTACGTCTTTTCAAGAACAAGGTTGATTACTGCAGAATCCATGGCTGCGATGTTTTCTACAACAATTTGTTGTTGCATCCGAAGATGAAATCCTTCTGGGCAAAGTTCCCCATTGTTAAAGCCGCCATGTTGGCTCACCCTGAAGCTGAGTGGATCTGGTGGGTTGACTCGGATGCCTTGTTTACAGACATGGAGTTCAAGTTACCCTTAGAAAGGTATAAAAACCATAACATGGTCGTTAATGGTTGGCCTGAGTTGATTTATAACAAGAGGAGTTGGACCAGTTTAAACGCTGGGGTATTCCTTGTAAGGAACTGCCAATGGTCTATGGATTTGATCAGTACATGGTCTAACATGGGTCCAATAAGTGAAGATTATGAAAAGTGGGGTCAGATTCAACGATCAATGTTCAAAGATAAGCTGTACCCGGAATCAGACGATCAATCGGCTCTGATTTATCTTCtttacaaagaaaaagagaaatactACGATCATATTTATTTAGAAAAGGAGTTTTATTTTCAAGGGTATTGGGTCGACCTTATCGGAGTGTATGATAACACAACGGAGAGGTATTTGCAAATGGAGAGAAAGGTGGCCAGGTTAAGAAGAAGACATGCAGAGAAAGTGAGTGAGCAATACGCTGCGTTTAGGGAAGAGTTTTTGAAGGAAACTGGGAAATGGAAGAGGCCATTTATCACGCATTTCACTGGATGTGAGCCTTGTAGTGGGAACCATAATCAGAAATATGATGGGGAAACTTGTTGGGAAGGTATGGTGAAAGCTTTGAATTTTGCTGATAATCAGATTTTGCGTAACTATGGATTCCTGCACTCGGATCTACTGGATTCCTCCACTGTTACTGAAGTTCCCTTTGATTACCCTAACCCTACTGATGGTGAGCGTTTctcataa
- the LOC105804048 gene encoding heptahelical transmembrane protein 4 isoform X1, which yields MGSVEQLCEDSNLPTETMEQCKVNCSKEGKGKRLWKKVKYQLVEYHSLPGYLRDNEYILGHYRSEWPMKQVLLSIFTIHNETLNVWTHLIGFFIFLALTIYTAMKVPKVVDFHSLQHIPDVLRKADLHKLHSELLTCLPSLPNMPGLHKLREELLLLSGWHVRELLYNCLPERFFSGNHTDVCVLQSVKEDVANIIAPLMVRPITRWPFFAFLGGAMFCLLASSTCHLLSCHSERLSYIMLRLDYAGIAALISTSFYPPVYYSFMCDPFFCNLYLGFITILGVSTIIVSLLPVFQNPEFRSIRASLFFGMGMSGIAPILHKLILFWHQPEALLTTGYEVLMGLFYGIGALVYATRIPERWMPGKFDIAGHSHQLFHILVVAGAYTHYRAGLVYLKWRDLNGC from the exons ATGGGCAGCGTGGAACAACTTTGTGAAGATTCAAACCTGCCAACCGAAACAATGGAGCAGTGTAAAGTGAACTGTTCAAAGGAAGGGAAAGGGAAGAGGTTGTGGAAAAAGGTTAAGTATCAGCTGGTTGAGTACCACTCATTGCCTGGATATTTGAGGGACAATGAGTATATTTTGGGCCACTATAGATCAGAATGGCCAATGAAACAGGTTTTGCTTAGCATCTTCACAATTCACAACGAAACCTTGAACGTTTGGAC GCATTTGATTGGGTTCTTCATTTTCCTTGCCCTTACGATATACACTGCAATGAAGGTTCCGAAGGTTGTTGATTTTCACTCTCTGCAGCACATTCCTGATGTATTGAGAAAGGCTGATTTACACAAACTGCATTCAGAATTATTGACATGCCTGCCTTCCTTACCAAATATGCCCGGTTTGCACAAACTTCGGGAGGAGTTACTGTTGCTCTCAGGTTGGCATGTCAGGGAACTTCTGTATAATTGTTTACCTGAGCGTTTCTTTTCTGGAAATCACACCGATgtttgtgttttg CAAAGTGTGAAGGAGGATGTGGCAAACATAATAGCACCCCTGATGGTGAGACCGATAACACGGTGGCCTTTCTTTGCCTTCTTGGGTGGTGCAATGTTCTGCTTGCTGGCTAGCAGCACATGCCACCTTCTCTCTTGCCACTCTGAGCGCCTATCATATATCATGCTCAGGCTAGACTATGCTGGGATCGCGGCTCTCATATCTACTTCCTTCTATCCTCCGGTGTATTACTCCTTCATGTGCGATCCATTCTTTTGCAACCTCTATTTGGGATTCATAACCATCTTGGGAGTCTCAACGATCATAGTTTCCTTATTGCCAGTGTTTCAGAATCCCGAGTTTCGCAGCATTCGTGCATCCCTCTTCTTTGGCATGGGCATGTCAGGAATAGCACCCATTCTTCACAAGCTCATCTTGTTCTGGCACCAGCCTGAGGCACTTCTCACAACCGGGTATGAGGTTTTGATGGGGCTTTTTTATGGCATTGGAGCTTTGGTCTATGCGACAAGGATACCGGAACGGTGGATGCCCGGGAAGTTCGACATTGCTGGGCACAGCCACCAACTTTTTCACATCTTGGTCGTTGCAGGGGCATACACTCATTACCGTGCAGGACTGGTTTACCTCAAATGGCGGGATCTAAATGGATGTTAA
- the LOC105804048 gene encoding heptahelical transmembrane protein ADIPOR3 isoform X2, producing the protein MLGSRLSYLLPSILRCITPSLFQNPEFRSIRASLFFGMGMSGIAPILHKLILFWHQPEALLTTGYEVLMGLFYGIGALVYATRIPERWMPGKFDIAGHSHQLFHILVVAGAYTHYRAGLVYLKWRDLNGC; encoded by the exons ATGCTGGGATCGCGGCTCTCATATCTACTTCCTTCTATCCTCCGGTGTATTACTCCTTCAT TGTTTCAGAATCCCGAGTTTCGCAGCATTCGTGCATCCCTCTTCTTTGGCATGGGCATGTCAGGAATAGCACCCATTCTTCACAAGCTCATCTTGTTCTGGCACCAGCCTGAGGCACTTCTCACAACCGGGTATGAGGTTTTGATGGGGCTTTTTTATGGCATTGGAGCTTTGGTCTATGCGACAAGGATACCGGAACGGTGGATGCCCGGGAAGTTCGACATTGCTGGGCACAGCCACCAACTTTTTCACATCTTGGTCGTTGCAGGGGCATACACTCATTACCGTGCAGGACTGGTTTACCTCAAATGGCGGGATCTAAATGGATGTTAA